Within Thermoproteales archaeon, the genomic segment AATAAAATTTTATATAATATGTATAATATCATTCATTTGGTGATGTATTTGAAAGTTGTTCAAACCTTAGTTCCAGAAGAACTACATAGGAAGATCGTAGAGATAGCGAAAAAAGAAAAAAAATCCATTAAAGAAATCGTTAGAGAAGCCTTAGAAGAATGGATCATCTGGAAAAGCGATGTAGAAGAAGATACTTTTCTAAGTTTT encodes:
- a CDS encoding ribbon-helix-helix protein, CopG family, with the protein product MMYLKVVQTLVPEELHRKIVEIAKKEKKSIKEIVREALEEWIIWKSDVEEDTFLSFKPVDFGVETDSSKLEALIYGETRK